The sequence TCCGAGACGCCCCCGACGCCACGACCGCGTTCCGCGCCTACTCCCGGGACCGCAAGGATCGCGCGGAGCGCATCGTGCGGTTCGGCCGGCAGATCGGCGCCCGCAAAGCGTCTTCGGCGGCCGGGAGCATCTTCCGGGACGCGACGCTCGGACTCTTCCTCCGGATGGGCGCCCGCGCGACGAAGGACCAGTACGCCTACCGCGCACCGCGCCGCGCGGGCCGGATCGACCGCATGGATCACGCGTGACGCCGCGCCGCGGCGAGCTCACCCGACGCGGATTCCTCGCCGGTGCGACCGGAGCGGCGGCGGTGCTGGCCCTCGCGGGGTGCGGGCCGTTCGGGTTCCGCGCACCGGTGAACACCGTCGGTCGCGTCGACTTCCGGAACCCGCTCCACATCCCACCGCTCGCCGAGTCGGTGCAGGACGGCGGGGCGCGCGTGTTCGACCTGGTCGCGCAGGCCGGGCGATCCGCCATCGTGCCGAGCGGCACCGCGGAGACCTGGGGCATCAACGGTCCGCTGCTCGGGCCCACCCTCCGCGCGCACCGCGGCGAACAGGTCCGCATCCGATTCCGCAACGACCTCCCGGTGCCGACGACGCTGCACTGGCACGGCATGCACCTCCCGGCCGTGGCCGACGGCGGACCGCACCAGATGGTCGCCCCGGGCGAGACCTGGGAGCCCGGATGGAAGGTCGCGCAGCCGGCGGCGTCGCTCTGGTACCACCCGCATCCGCACGGTGAGACCGAGATCCACGTCTACCGGGGTATGGCCGGCCTGTTCATCCTCGACGATGACGACGAAGCAGCGCTTCCGCTCCCGCGCACGTACGGGGTCGACGACATCCCGCTCATCGTCCAGGACAAGACCTTCGACGCGAGCGGCGGGCTCATCGAGACCGGCCGGGGCAACATCGGCATGCTCGGCGACACGATCCTCGTCAACGGGACGCTCGCACCCGTCCTCGACCTCACCGCCGAACGGACCAGGCTCCGGATCCTCAACGGGTCGACGGCACGCAGCTACGCGTTCGGCTTCTCCGACGACCGCGGCTTCCACCTCATCGCCACCGACGGCGGCCTCCTTCGCGAACCGGTCCCGGTGCGCCGCGTCACGCTCACCCCCGGCGAACGCGCCGAGATCGTCCTCGCGGCGACCGGCGGGGAATCCATCACGCTCCGCTCGTTCCCGCAGGATCTCGGTCTCTCAGGCGGTGCCGCCGACATGGCCGGCGCGAACGACGAGCTCGACCTCCTCCTGCTGCGGGCTGCGGCGACCCTGACCCCCTCGGCACAGCTCCCGGCGCACCTCGCCGAGATCGCCCCGCTGACCCCGCCGCACGAGCTGGACTGGCGGAAGTTCGACCTCCGCGGCGTGCAGATCAACGGCAAGACCATGGACATGGCGCGCATCGACACGGTCGTCGAGCTCGACACGACCGAGGTCTGGGAGGTGCGGAACAGCGACGGCCAGCCGCACAACTTCCACGTGCACGACGTCCAGTTCCAGATCCTCGACCTCGACGACGCAGCTCCCCCACCCGAGCTCTCCGGCTGGAAGGACACGGTCTACCTGCCCCCGGGCCGGCGCGTGCGCCTCATCATGCGATTCACCGACTACGCCGACCCCGCCGTGCCGTACATGTACCACTGCCACCTGCTCTGGCACGAGGATCTCGGCATGATGGGTCAGTTCGTCGTCGTCGAGCCGGGGCAGGCGCCGGTCGCTCCCGGCCCGGAGACCGGCCACGCCCACTGAACCGCCGGCGCCCGCGACTGTGACAGTGTGTATACCCTTGCCGTGGAGGAAGGCGAATCTTGAGTGCGTCCACACCGATCATCACTGCGCCGCCTCAGCGACCGGGTGACTCGTCGTCGTCGTACGCCGCGAGCGCGATCCGCGCAGCGATCCTCGACGGGGTGCTCGAACCCGGGTCGGTGATCCCTCAGGGCGCATTGGCGGAGCAGCTCGGCATGAGCCGCATCCCGGTCCGTGACGCGCTGCGCCAGCTCGAGACGGAAGGCCTCGTGAGCATCCCGGCGAACAAGGCCGCCAGGGTGTCGCGCCTCGACCTCGACGAGTTCGTGGAGATCTACGACCTCCGTGAGATGGTCGAGCCCTACGCGGTCGCGCAGAGCGCGGCTCGGCTCACGCGTCAGGAACTCGAGCGCGTCGCGACGCTCGCCGCCATGTTCGATGCCAGCACGCATTCCACCGACGAACTGCTGCGAGTCGACCGGGAGTTCCACATGCTCACCATGTCGGCCGCTCCGGGTCAGCGTGTGCGTCGGCTGATCGACGAGCTCCAGAACGCCTCACAGCGCTTCCGGCGCGCCTACCACCTGATGGCGCGTGACGACGCGCTCGGCCCGGTCAGCCACGACCATCACGCGCTCGTGAGCGCGCTGACCGCTCGCGACGCCGACGCGTCACGGGAGATCGCGCTGCGGCACAT is a genomic window of Agromyces protaetiae containing:
- a CDS encoding multicopper oxidase family protein translates to MTPRRGELTRRGFLAGATGAAAVLALAGCGPFGFRAPVNTVGRVDFRNPLHIPPLAESVQDGGARVFDLVAQAGRSAIVPSGTAETWGINGPLLGPTLRAHRGEQVRIRFRNDLPVPTTLHWHGMHLPAVADGGPHQMVAPGETWEPGWKVAQPAASLWYHPHPHGETEIHVYRGMAGLFILDDDDEAALPLPRTYGVDDIPLIVQDKTFDASGGLIETGRGNIGMLGDTILVNGTLAPVLDLTAERTRLRILNGSTARSYAFGFSDDRGFHLIATDGGLLREPVPVRRVTLTPGERAEIVLAATGGESITLRSFPQDLGLSGGAADMAGANDELDLLLLRAAATLTPSAQLPAHLAEIAPLTPPHELDWRKFDLRGVQINGKTMDMARIDTVVELDTTEVWEVRNSDGQPHNFHVHDVQFQILDLDDAAPPPELSGWKDTVYLPPGRRVRLIMRFTDYADPAVPYMYHCHLLWHEDLGMMGQFVVVEPGQAPVAPGPETGHAH
- a CDS encoding GntR family transcriptional regulator, with the protein product MSASTPIITAPPQRPGDSSSSYAASAIRAAILDGVLEPGSVIPQGALAEQLGMSRIPVRDALRQLETEGLVSIPANKAARVSRLDLDEFVEIYDLREMVEPYAVAQSAARLTRQELERVATLAAMFDASTHSTDELLRVDREFHMLTMSAAPGQRVRRLIDELQNASQRFRRAYHLMARDDALGPVSHDHHALVSALTARDADASREIALRHIRRTRGLLEPILHQELGHP